Proteins encoded together in one Deinococcus multiflagellatus window:
- a CDS encoding type II toxin-antitoxin system HicA family toxin, producing MPRKIRELIRDLERAGFELKRTRGDHRQYRKGRTPITISGGLGDDAQKYQEKAVQNAIEAEQ from the coding sequence ATGCCTAGGAAGATTCGGGAGCTGATCAGGGATTTGGAACGCGCAGGATTCGAGCTCAAACGGACACGGGGGGACCACCGGCAATACAGGAAGGGACGGACACCCATCACCATCAGCGGCGGACTTGGAGACGACGCCCAGAAGTATCAAGAGAAAGCCGTCCAGAACGCCATAGAAGCCGAACAGTAA
- a CDS encoding DUF3560 domain-containing protein — MTALVTNGTATYNLDDDTLRWCPEARLDANEYALAKGLGFKWWGGSKAFVAKWTPAREDHLLARVEYITHEVETDDPASRSLRFAQRAAAAAGRADARVTAAFQGLPPGGEPIKIGHHSEGRHRRAIARSDQNMRKAVEESSKAQYWKDRAAGTERRAAQRSNPDVVRRRIAKLEAELRQQQRTLAREGLSAASREWAERWQEHLELRIAFEQGRLAALAPAPFAEVTSYRKSDVVRHKRWGKCEVLSVGKVNLKLAQLEGPTKGWVWFSPPYEVQPWVETPEPTP, encoded by the coding sequence GTGACCGCGCTGGTCACGAACGGGACGGCCACGTACAACTTGGACGATGACACCCTCCGCTGGTGCCCGGAGGCGCGTCTCGACGCCAATGAGTACGCGCTGGCCAAGGGCCTGGGCTTCAAGTGGTGGGGCGGCAGCAAGGCCTTTGTGGCGAAGTGGACGCCCGCGCGCGAGGACCACCTGCTGGCGCGCGTGGAATACATCACGCATGAGGTCGAGACCGATGACCCCGCCTCACGTTCCCTGCGCTTCGCGCAGCGCGCAGCGGCCGCCGCTGGCCGCGCCGACGCCCGGGTGACGGCGGCCTTCCAGGGCCTGCCACCCGGCGGCGAGCCCATTAAGATTGGACACCACTCGGAGGGCCGCCACCGCCGCGCCATTGCGCGCAGCGACCAGAACATGCGCAAGGCTGTCGAGGAATCCAGCAAAGCCCAGTACTGGAAGGACCGGGCGGCCGGCACGGAACGCCGCGCCGCCCAGCGCAGCAACCCGGACGTGGTGCGTCGCCGCATCGCCAAGCTGGAGGCCGAGCTGCGGCAGCAGCAGCGCACCCTGGCCAGGGAGGGCCTGAGCGCTGCAAGCCGCGAGTGGGCCGAGCGCTGGCAGGAACACCTGGAGCTGCGCATCGCCTTCGAGCAGGGCCGCCTCGCCGCCCTGGCGCCCGCGCCCTTCGCTGAGGTGACCAGCTACAGGAAGAGTGACGTGGTGCGCCACAAGCGCTGGGGGAAGTGTGAAGTGCTCAGCGTGGGCAAGGTCAACCTGAAGCTGGCCCAGCTGGAGGGGCCCACCAAAGGGTGGGTGTGGTTCTCACCGCCCTACGAGGTGCAGCCCTGGGTGGAGACCCCGGAGCCCACACCGTGA
- a CDS encoding stalk domain-containing protein, with amino-acid sequence MAGIAYFAARDLKTSGAALSAVGKQYILQLNQQTLQLELGSKTIRVNQRPDTLSAPPLLFNGKLYVPVRLIEKLGCTITDIGSNYFGGECKNHLIVASDDVLVW; translated from the coding sequence GTGGCCGGAATCGCTTATTTCGCAGCCCGTGATTTGAAGACCAGTGGGGCCGCCCTCTCCGCCGTAGGCAAGCAATATATCCTGCAGTTGAATCAGCAGACCCTGCAGCTGGAGCTTGGCAGCAAAACCATACGGGTTAATCAGCGGCCAGACACACTCAGTGCGCCCCCCCTGCTGTTCAACGGCAAACTTTATGTCCCCGTGCGGCTCATTGAAAAACTCGGATGCACCATTACCGATATTGGCAGCAATTACTTCGGGGGGGAGTGCAAAAACCATCTCATCGTCGCCTCGGACGATGTGCTGGTCTGGTAA
- a CDS encoding DUF916 domain-containing protein: MRLWFLALLCCLLGSFARADLSVTTPLVRLLPLRAGMQHEGRITFQNTSALPLTVRVAQADFHLSVDQGAQLSAPGSTPQSNAPWVTVDNRPYTLAAGESVTVPFRVQVPADAPNGSRWSAILVEANLPTVPVNTPDGAKTNVSVQVVRTYVTSVVTVLGETGAGAVLLDFARPTLALDTRTVEGKPQPAHTLNVEFLNAGVQATTALLTAQVFSGGKPVAQAELDQMLALPGEGRVTKFSLPLLPPGDYEVVLLADAGGDDVFGARFALTVRP; the protein is encoded by the coding sequence ATGCGACTGTGGTTTCTGGCCCTGCTGTGCTGCCTGCTGGGGTCGTTTGCCCGCGCCGACCTGAGTGTGACCACGCCCCTGGTGCGCCTGCTGCCGCTGCGGGCCGGGATGCAGCACGAAGGCCGCATTACCTTTCAGAACACCTCCGCGCTGCCGCTCACCGTCCGGGTGGCGCAGGCGGATTTTCACCTGTCGGTGGACCAGGGCGCTCAGCTCTCGGCGCCGGGCAGCACGCCGCAGTCCAACGCGCCCTGGGTCACGGTGGATAACCGCCCCTACACGCTGGCGGCGGGCGAAAGCGTGACGGTACCGTTCCGGGTGCAGGTGCCCGCTGACGCGCCCAACGGCAGCCGCTGGAGCGCCATTCTGGTCGAAGCGAACCTGCCCACGGTGCCGGTCAACACCCCCGACGGCGCCAAGACCAACGTCTCGGTGCAGGTGGTGCGCACCTACGTGACCTCGGTGGTGACGGTGCTGGGCGAGACCGGCGCGGGCGCCGTGCTGCTGGATTTTGCCCGCCCCACCCTGGCCCTGGACACCCGCACCGTGGAGGGCAAGCCGCAGCCGGCCCACACGCTGAACGTGGAGTTCCTGAATGCGGGCGTGCAGGCCACCACGGCGCTGCTGACCGCCCAGGTGTTCAGCGGCGGCAAACCCGTGGCGCAGGCGGAACTGGACCAGATGCTGGCCCTGCCCGGCGAGGGCCGCGTGACCAAATTCAGCCTGCCGCTGCTGCCCCCCGGCGACTACGAGGTGGTGCTGCTGGCCGACGCCGGGGGCGACGATGTGTTCGGCGCCCGCTTTGCCCTGACCGTCCGGCCATGA
- a CDS encoding DUF6766 family protein — protein MRHFWANNALSIVLVLLFAAFWVGQALTGWAVHNEELQTLNQHTLGWGQYLTSAHFWSSTAENWESEFLQMAAFVTLTIYLRQRGSAESNPFPDEQTAEERQKDADDAATPGFWRRNSLSVVLGGLFLGSLGLHLVSSWQDYNLQEQARGQDALSLGAFLGQPEFWFESFQNWQSEFLAVVAIVVLTIFLRQVGSSQSKALSDPNDKTGDA, from the coding sequence ATGAGGCACTTCTGGGCGAACAACGCACTGTCCATCGTCCTGGTTCTGCTGTTTGCGGCGTTCTGGGTGGGGCAGGCCCTCACCGGCTGGGCGGTGCACAACGAAGAACTGCAGACCCTGAACCAGCACACCCTCGGTTGGGGGCAGTACCTGACTTCCGCGCACTTCTGGTCGTCCACCGCCGAGAACTGGGAGAGCGAGTTTCTGCAGATGGCGGCCTTTGTGACCCTCACCATCTACCTGCGCCAGCGCGGCTCGGCCGAGTCCAATCCCTTTCCCGACGAGCAAACCGCCGAAGAGCGCCAGAAGGACGCCGACGACGCCGCCACGCCCGGCTTCTGGCGGCGCAACAGCCTCTCGGTGGTGCTGGGGGGGCTGTTCCTGGGCTCGCTGGGGCTGCACCTCGTGAGTTCGTGGCAGGATTACAACCTGCAGGAGCAGGCCCGGGGCCAGGACGCCCTGAGCCTGGGGGCGTTTCTGGGCCAGCCGGAATTCTGGTTCGAGTCCTTCCAGAACTGGCAAAGCGAATTCCTGGCGGTGGTGGCGATTGTGGTGCTCACGATTTTCCTGCGGCAGGTGGGCTCGTCGCAGTCCAAGGCGCTGTCGGACCCCAACGACAAGACCGGGGACGCCTGA
- a CDS encoding AfsR/SARP family transcriptional regulator codes for MSLPVTLHVLGPTYMSRGGTTIHLSAKGLALLTFLTLEGQPHHRDTAASLLWDSPRALASLRVELTKLRAAGLALGAPRSALLAARLPTDLARWRQTPAADLDTWLGLLRGLPLSGLDDLNSPALTAWVDRTRQRLLDEIELALQAAWMSAEPRRRERLARQLDLLGLELPSPAPKPPPMEAVWQAARLAQRQPQVLVLAGATGSGRHQLITESLDKRWVVISVPALPSAAMLFSAARVMVQQAAGAPLPHPATSPDEAVAGLTQALLRLGRPVALVVSGAERLPETLLPHLAYLAQWPLPLLVIFTVHPSQTQRCLEHLTAHLPPERLHLAEVPRLTLSGLVSVLRGLQAPEEPGRALYLLQQSEGWQAAALALRAQTAQIRPRAQLPSRERHLLLADLDAALPHARAPLARLAALPAPFSMAEAQQALGTVQMPLVWDALEAGVLRTAPGDLHLDLTQLATWQAPDRDGPLMFSSELQRAALASTLPGTLRLQARLAVGAGTHVPEDPVPAPRWRPLLGLGEPLGEPATSVWTPCGYHVVQEQGGWHILRLGQSAQPDPERLPWLHLHLPPGLLAYRLLHSSAHTCLEWRPAPGAPATARGCPPLSHWVLPQTALPGLLSIRASDLVLSVAPCSPAEMALPRPGQMFSAAPSRL; via the coding sequence ATGTCGCTTCCTGTGACCCTGCATGTGCTGGGTCCCACCTATATGTCCCGGGGCGGGACCACCATTCACCTCTCGGCCAAAGGTTTGGCGCTGCTGACCTTCCTGACCCTGGAAGGCCAGCCACATCACCGCGACACCGCCGCGTCGCTGCTCTGGGATTCGCCCCGGGCGCTGGCGAGTTTGCGGGTTGAACTCACCAAGCTGCGGGCTGCGGGCCTCGCGCTTGGGGCGCCGCGCTCGGCGCTGCTGGCGGCCCGCTTGCCCACCGATCTGGCCCGGTGGCGCCAGACGCCCGCCGCCGATCTGGACACCTGGCTGGGCCTGCTGCGCGGCCTGCCACTGTCGGGCCTGGACGACCTGAACAGCCCCGCGCTGACCGCCTGGGTGGACCGCACCCGCCAGCGGCTGCTCGACGAAATTGAGCTGGCCCTGCAGGCGGCCTGGATGAGCGCCGAGCCCCGGCGCCGGGAGCGGCTGGCGCGTCAGCTGGACCTGCTGGGGCTGGAATTGCCGTCGCCTGCGCCCAAGCCGCCACCCATGGAAGCGGTGTGGCAGGCCGCGCGGCTGGCCCAGCGCCAGCCGCAGGTGCTGGTGCTGGCCGGCGCCACCGGCAGCGGCCGCCACCAGTTGATCACCGAGAGCCTGGACAAACGCTGGGTGGTGATTTCGGTGCCGGCGCTGCCCAGCGCGGCCATGTTGTTCTCGGCGGCGCGCGTGATGGTGCAGCAGGCGGCCGGCGCGCCGCTGCCCCACCCGGCCACTTCACCCGACGAAGCGGTGGCGGGCTTGACCCAGGCCCTGCTGCGTCTGGGGCGGCCGGTGGCGCTGGTGGTTAGCGGGGCCGAGCGTCTGCCCGAAACCCTGCTGCCCCACCTGGCCTACCTGGCGCAGTGGCCCCTGCCGCTGCTGGTGATTTTCACGGTGCATCCGTCGCAGACCCAGCGGTGCCTGGAACATCTGACGGCCCACCTGCCCCCGGAACGCCTGCACTTGGCGGAAGTGCCGCGCCTGACGCTGTCGGGCCTGGTTTCGGTGCTGCGCGGCCTGCAGGCGCCGGAGGAGCCCGGGCGCGCCCTGTACTTGCTGCAGCAGTCTGAAGGCTGGCAGGCGGCGGCCCTGGCCCTGCGCGCCCAGACGGCACAGATCCGCCCGCGCGCGCAACTGCCCAGCCGTGAGCGCCACCTGCTGCTGGCGGACCTGGACGCCGCGCTGCCCCACGCCCGTGCCCCCCTGGCCCGGCTGGCGGCGTTGCCCGCGCCTTTCAGCATGGCCGAAGCCCAGCAGGCGCTGGGGACTGTCCAGATGCCGCTCGTGTGGGACGCGCTGGAAGCTGGGGTGCTGCGCACCGCTCCCGGAGACCTGCACCTCGACCTGACCCAGTTGGCCACGTGGCAGGCGCCAGACCGTGACGGGCCCCTGATGTTTTCCAGCGAGCTGCAGCGCGCCGCGTTGGCCAGTACCCTGCCGGGCACCCTGCGCCTGCAGGCGCGTTTGGCCGTGGGGGCCGGGACCCACGTGCCTGAAGACCCGGTGCCTGCGCCCCGCTGGCGACCGCTCCTGGGGCTCGGCGAGCCTCTGGGCGAACCCGCCACCTCGGTGTGGACCCCGTGTGGCTACCACGTGGTGCAGGAGCAGGGCGGCTGGCATATCCTGCGCCTGGGGCAGTCGGCCCAGCCAGACCCCGAGCGCCTGCCCTGGCTGCACCTGCACCTGCCGCCGGGCCTTCTGGCCTACCGCCTGCTGCACAGTTCGGCCCACACCTGCCTGGAATGGCGCCCAGCCCCTGGCGCGCCGGCCACAGCTCGCGGTTGCCCCCCGCTGAGCCACTGGGTCCTGCCCCAGACGGCGCTGCCGGGCCTGCTGTCCATCCGCGCCTCAGACCTGGTGCTCTCGGTGGCGCCCTGCTCACCAGCGGAGATGGCGCTGCCACGTCCGGGGCAGATGTTCAGTGCGGCGCCGTCGCGGTTGTGA
- a CDS encoding helix-turn-helix domain-containing protein, with the protein MTWPELETILRGHAAQQPRGFAAQLARKLEIKPPTVAQVLAGEKRIPPDWLGPMLELMGLELVVQPKS; encoded by the coding sequence ATGACCTGGCCAGAGCTGGAAACAATTCTCAGGGGCCACGCGGCGCAGCAGCCACGTGGGTTTGCTGCTCAGCTGGCACGAAAACTGGAAATCAAGCCCCCTACTGTGGCGCAGGTGCTCGCAGGCGAGAAGCGGATCCCACCAGATTGGCTGGGACCGATGCTTGAGCTGATGGGGTTAGAACTTGTAGTACAGCCCAAGTCTTGA
- a CDS encoding DNA adenine methylase codes for MESSSMNRSTPLRYPGGKSKITNYVKVLLKQNSLLDIHYAEPYAGGAGVALSLLFDEYAQHIHINDLDPAIYSFWHSVINHPEEMCRMIDSIDVSMDEWHKQKAVQTNQENHSMLEIGFSTFFLNRTNRSGIILAGVIGGKNQSGKWKLDARFNKEDLKARIRRIALYRKRISLYNMDAQQLIEGQFRSLGPKSLIYLDPPYYVKGQDLYKNYYCHQNHVDIAEAINSIETPWIVSYDNASEISEIYKGKNSIEYCLSYSAAQRYQGTEIMFFSPGLKVPPIKEPTSVSPQMANRYQSFLPFEDMI; via the coding sequence ATGGAGTCATCTTCAATGAATCGCTCTACTCCTTTACGTTATCCAGGTGGAAAATCTAAAATTACAAATTACGTCAAAGTCCTATTAAAGCAGAACTCTCTGCTAGACATTCACTACGCGGAACCATATGCTGGTGGCGCCGGAGTAGCCTTATCGCTCTTGTTTGATGAGTACGCCCAACATATTCATATTAATGACTTAGACCCGGCCATTTACTCCTTCTGGCATTCCGTGATCAATCATCCAGAAGAAATGTGTCGCATGATTGACAGCATAGATGTTTCAATGGATGAATGGCATAAGCAAAAAGCCGTGCAGACCAATCAAGAGAATCACTCAATGTTGGAGATAGGATTTTCCACCTTCTTTCTCAATCGAACAAATCGATCAGGCATTATTCTAGCTGGTGTTATTGGAGGCAAAAACCAGAGCGGCAAGTGGAAGCTGGATGCTCGATTTAACAAAGAGGATTTAAAAGCTAGGATTCGGCGTATTGCTCTATATAGGAAAAGGATCAGTTTGTACAATATGGACGCTCAGCAGCTGATAGAAGGACAGTTCAGGTCGCTGGGCCCGAAATCTTTGATATATCTTGACCCACCCTATTATGTTAAAGGGCAAGACCTCTACAAAAATTATTACTGCCACCAGAATCATGTTGATATTGCTGAAGCAATCAACTCCATTGAAACGCCTTGGATTGTGTCATATGACAATGCCTCCGAAATATCCGAAATTTACAAGGGTAAAAACTCCATTGAGTATTGCCTCAGCTATAGTGCGGCACAGAGATATCAAGGTACAGAAATCATGTTTTTCAGTCCCGGTCTTAAGGTTCCACCCATCAAAGAGCCCACTTCTGTTTCTCCTCAAATGGCCAATAGGTATCAAAGCTTTCTCCCATTTGAGGATATGATTTAG
- a CDS encoding NEW3 domain-containing protein, which produces MKRAALLTCLWLGTLSGLGAQAAVRLSGEVSGETGRGALTLRLEVRHDSGPAEEVRPTVTLPPGWRLLLPPPAVTVAPGEVRAVTLTILPPTGTPAGRYPVRVQAGEAETTIQVEVAALARASIQPLNIPGLAVGDRYEATFVVTNTGNVTLRSPVVASSALGYRVRASPAQVELAPGAQVTVTVTVTVPRLAVPSQRHLLELDLPGYTRAAARAVTELVSETLALSATHVTLPLTLRAEAEGAPGSARVVLGAQGTAQLENGAELEVDLNTRTPRLSYRQRRWSAEAGYVPFGLRFEPLQGLRLGTTDGPLTVAAGLYRQAAPLGWLSWPATPGSAPGPWNAGLEVLYLTPERRAWAEVLLGGSGWRVGSTLNLTLAPGWRLRAGGDARSDGTWQGEVGLNQASPGQTFSASLAARRVAGERQWRAAASANWPNLRGFDLGLSGAWNGGGSVTAPGYGPEGAEAQLSLGRALGWGRWSARYAYQQTATAQHANHELSVSLATDAARTLQTVLVGYGPVWRWTYSGRASLSGAGGTWTPSLDLAQVAGSPLQLGAAVAWSLPLQEGLGLTLSGGTRDALAGQWFVGAEGKYAWADGAEVAGQLNYTRGASSGLSWRLSVRVPAELPLAQRQNVGRLEGTVQDASGQPLAGVLVRAGAATTRTDAAGHYLFSALPGGPTALTVGTGPDQVVRPAVPLAVTVTPARTLTQNLRVLPGIQVVGALRLELPDPARLSAESQVVSVPPSALAGVPVGLQAEDGTITEAISSETGGLIFAALPPGRYVVVPPPEGHPLRTLATLSLEPTTLDLAPGTPATLQVRVQPRVRTVRVRSGGTVEQLPPPTNR; this is translated from the coding sequence ATGAAACGCGCGGCCCTGCTGACCTGCCTGTGGCTGGGCACCCTAAGCGGGCTGGGGGCCCAGGCCGCCGTGCGCCTGAGCGGCGAGGTCAGCGGTGAAACCGGGCGCGGCGCCCTGACCCTGCGCCTGGAGGTGCGCCATGACAGTGGCCCCGCCGAGGAGGTGCGACCCACGGTCACCCTGCCGCCGGGCTGGCGCCTGCTGCTGCCCCCGCCGGCCGTGACTGTGGCCCCCGGCGAGGTGCGCGCCGTGACCCTGACCATCCTGCCCCCCACCGGCACGCCCGCCGGCCGCTACCCGGTGCGCGTGCAGGCCGGCGAGGCCGAGACCACCATTCAGGTGGAGGTGGCCGCCCTGGCCCGCGCCAGCATCCAGCCGCTGAATATCCCCGGCTTGGCGGTGGGCGACCGCTACGAGGCCACCTTTGTGGTCACCAACACGGGCAACGTGACCCTGCGCAGCCCGGTGGTGGCCAGCAGCGCGCTGGGCTACCGGGTGCGCGCTTCGCCGGCCCAGGTGGAGTTGGCCCCCGGCGCGCAGGTCACGGTGACGGTCACGGTGACGGTGCCCCGGCTGGCGGTGCCCTCGCAGCGGCACCTGTTAGAGCTGGACCTGCCCGGCTACACCCGCGCGGCGGCGCGCGCCGTGACGGAACTGGTGTCGGAAACCCTGGCGCTGTCGGCCACGCACGTGACCCTGCCGCTGACCCTGCGCGCCGAGGCCGAGGGCGCGCCGGGCAGCGCGCGCGTGGTGCTGGGCGCCCAGGGCACCGCCCAGCTGGAAAACGGCGCGGAACTGGAGGTGGACCTGAACACCCGTACGCCGCGCCTCAGCTACCGCCAGCGCCGCTGGAGTGCCGAGGCCGGGTACGTGCCGTTTGGACTGCGCTTCGAGCCGTTGCAGGGCCTTCGCCTGGGCACCACCGACGGCCCCCTGACCGTGGCGGCTGGCCTTTACCGGCAGGCGGCGCCGCTGGGCTGGCTGAGCTGGCCGGCCACGCCCGGAAGCGCGCCGGGGCCGTGGAACGCCGGCCTGGAAGTGCTGTACCTCACCCCGGAGCGGCGCGCATGGGCCGAGGTGCTGCTGGGCGGCAGCGGGTGGCGCGTGGGCAGCACCCTGAACCTGACCCTGGCCCCGGGCTGGCGCCTGCGCGCCGGGGGCGACGCCCGCTCCGACGGCACGTGGCAGGGTGAGGTGGGCCTGAATCAGGCGTCGCCTGGCCAGACCTTCAGCGCCAGCTTGGCGGCCCGGCGGGTGGCCGGCGAGCGGCAGTGGCGCGCCGCCGCCAGCGCCAACTGGCCCAACCTGCGCGGCTTTGACCTGGGCCTTTCAGGGGCGTGGAACGGGGGCGGCAGCGTCACAGCGCCCGGCTACGGCCCGGAGGGGGCCGAAGCCCAGCTCAGCCTGGGGCGCGCGCTGGGCTGGGGCCGCTGGTCGGCGCGCTACGCCTACCAGCAGACCGCCACCGCGCAGCACGCCAACCACGAACTCAGCGTGTCGCTCGCCACCGACGCGGCGCGCACGCTGCAAACCGTGCTGGTGGGCTACGGGCCGGTGTGGCGCTGGACCTACAGTGGCCGCGCCAGCCTCTCCGGGGCGGGGGGCACCTGGACCCCCAGCCTGGACCTCGCGCAGGTGGCGGGCTCGCCGCTGCAACTGGGGGCGGCTGTGGCCTGGAGCCTGCCGCTGCAAGAGGGGCTGGGCCTGACCCTCAGCGGCGGCACCCGCGACGCCCTGGCGGGGCAATGGTTTGTGGGGGCCGAAGGCAAATACGCGTGGGCCGACGGCGCCGAGGTGGCGGGGCAGCTGAATTACACGCGTGGGGCGAGCAGCGGGCTGTCGTGGCGCCTGAGCGTGCGCGTGCCCGCCGAACTGCCCCTGGCCCAGCGGCAGAACGTGGGCCGCCTGGAAGGCACAGTGCAGGATGCCAGCGGGCAGCCTCTGGCTGGCGTGCTGGTGCGCGCCGGGGCCGCGACCACCCGCACCGACGCCGCCGGGCACTACCTGTTCAGCGCCCTGCCGGGTGGCCCCACGGCCCTGACTGTGGGGACCGGGCCCGACCAGGTGGTGCGCCCGGCGGTGCCGCTGGCCGTGACCGTGACCCCCGCACGCACCCTCACCCAGAACCTGCGGGTGCTGCCCGGGATTCAGGTGGTGGGGGCCCTGCGCCTGGAACTGCCGGACCCCGCCCGGCTGAGCGCCGAGTCGCAGGTGGTCAGCGTGCCGCCCTCGGCGCTGGCGGGCGTACCGGTGGGGCTGCAGGCCGAAGACGGCACCATTACCGAGGCCATCAGCAGCGAAACCGGCGGGCTGATCTTTGCCGCGCTCCCCCCGGGCCGCTACGTGGTGGTGCCGCCGCCCGAGGGGCACCCACTGCGCACCCTGGCCACCCTGAGCCTGGAACCCACCACGCTGGACCTTGCGCCCGGCACGCCCGCCACCCTGCAGGTGCGGGTGCAGCCGCGCGTGCGGACCGTGCGGGTGCGCAGCGGCGGCACGGTGGAGCAGTTGCCGCCCCCCACCAACCGCTGA
- the yidD gene encoding membrane protein insertion efficiency factor YidD, whose translation MPFLNTAVLSSIDLYQRWLSPLKGFRCAHAAFYGGDSCSAAVRRLVAERGALAARPDIAARFQTCAQAYSHLAGAAQVTGGSVRGVCCCGPVPIPFRCG comes from the coding sequence ATGCCCTTCCTGAACACCGCCGTGCTTTCGTCCATTGACCTCTACCAGCGCTGGCTCTCACCCCTCAAGGGCTTCCGCTGTGCCCACGCAGCCTTTTACGGCGGCGACTCGTGTTCGGCCGCCGTGCGCCGGCTGGTGGCCGAGCGCGGCGCCCTGGCCGCCCGCCCCGACATCGCCGCCCGTTTTCAGACCTGCGCCCAGGCGTACAGTCACCTTGCTGGCGCGGCCCAGGTCACTGGCGGCTCGGTGCGTGGGGTGTGCTGCTGCGGCCCAGTGCCCATTCCCTTCCGCTGCGGGTAG
- a CDS encoding FRG domain-containing protein, whose amino-acid sequence MADIRPESWSALLDALQHNTWNPQLRRFRSPYVFRGQGTPAPLTTSLQRLSEAPRDIERHLVRAFRKYALATVPPQDDLWTWLTIGQHHGLPTRLLDWSYSPLVALHFATSDERHDDEDGVVWLLDAPASAAGLPPDLRELLAREGGNVFTTEMLSTFGRVAPEMPLPYDAEIGWLDRLEAQHGEPFLLLLEPPSIDQRIVQQSALFALLSSPDVRPEDWLRRQPDLARRVVVARELKWEIRDRLDQFNINERTLFPDLSGLSQWLRRYYRQRREPPDPDAPEARTPEDERDQAR is encoded by the coding sequence GTGGCCGACATTCGCCCCGAATCGTGGTCGGCGCTGCTGGACGCCCTGCAGCACAACACCTGGAATCCGCAGCTGCGCCGCTTTCGCTCGCCCTACGTGTTCCGGGGGCAGGGCACGCCGGCGCCGCTGACCACCTCGCTGCAGCGGCTCTCGGAGGCCCCGCGCGACATTGAGCGGCATCTGGTGCGCGCTTTTCGCAAGTACGCCCTGGCCACTGTGCCGCCGCAGGATGACCTGTGGACGTGGCTGACCATCGGGCAGCACCACGGCCTGCCCACCCGGCTGCTGGACTGGAGCTATTCGCCGCTGGTGGCCCTGCACTTCGCCACCAGTGACGAGCGCCACGACGACGAGGACGGCGTGGTGTGGCTGCTGGACGCCCCGGCCAGCGCGGCGGGGTTGCCCCCCGACCTGCGCGAGTTGCTGGCGCGCGAGGGCGGCAACGTGTTCACCACCGAGATGCTCAGCACCTTTGGCCGCGTCGCCCCGGAGATGCCCCTCCCCTACGACGCCGAAATTGGCTGGCTGGACCGCCTGGAAGCGCAGCACGGCGAGCCCTTTTTGCTGCTGCTGGAGCCCCCCTCCATTGACCAGCGCATCGTGCAGCAGTCGGCGCTGTTTGCCCTGCTGTCCAGCCCTGACGTGCGGCCCGAAGACTGGCTGCGCCGCCAGCCGGACCTGGCGCGGCGGGTGGTGGTGGCGCGCGAGCTGAAGTGGGAAATCCGCGACCGCCTGGACCAGTTCAACATCAACGAGCGCACCCTGTTTCCTGACCTGAGCGGCTTAAGCCAGTGGCTGCGGCGCTACTACCGCCAGCGCCGCGAGCCCCCGGACCCGGACGCCCCCGAAGCCCGCACGCCTGAAGACGAGCGCGATCAGGCCCGCTGA
- a CDS encoding WGxxGxxG family protein has protein sequence MNVKKTLLVLALAAAPMPALAQDTNDTASTDTTTQTTTTTTETRDRDGMDWGWLGLLGLAGLAGLSRPKHTAVHTTTTTNHTPR, from the coding sequence ATGAACGTGAAAAAGACCCTGCTGGTTCTGGCTCTGGCCGCTGCCCCCATGCCTGCCCTGGCGCAGGACACGAACGATACGGCGAGCACCGACACCACCACCCAGACGACCACCACGACCACCGAAACCCGTGACCGCGACGGCATGGACTGGGGCTGGCTGGGCCTGCTGGGCCTGGCCGGTCTGGCTGGTCTGTCGCGCCCCAAGCACACGGCGGTGCACACCACGACCACCACCAACCACACCCCGCGCTGA
- a CDS encoding type II toxin-antitoxin system HicB family antitoxin yields the protein MKYLTIVTSSGPQAWHALVPDLTCIANAKSRERLIELARESIAVALEDGPRPPQAASLDDLAPDVRADVPADAELLLLEPAPMNPVSAEIERALERAGVSQAELARRIGSSPAGVNRLVNPFYWGHSLDLLRRVAAALNADLQVQLTGRAS from the coding sequence GTGAAGTACCTGACCATCGTGACCAGCAGCGGCCCCCAGGCGTGGCACGCGCTCGTGCCGGACCTGACCTGCATCGCCAACGCCAAGAGCCGCGAGCGCCTGATCGAGCTGGCCCGTGAAAGCATCGCCGTTGCCTTGGAGGATGGCCCCCGCCCACCTCAGGCGGCCTCACTCGACGACCTGGCGCCCGACGTGCGCGCCGACGTCCCCGCTGACGCGGAGCTGCTGCTGCTGGAGCCTGCACCCATGAACCCCGTGAGCGCGGAGATCGAGCGCGCCCTGGAACGGGCCGGCGTCTCGCAAGCGGAACTGGCCCGCCGCATCGGCTCCAGCCCGGCAGGCGTCAACCGGCTGGTAAACCCCTTCTACTGGGGGCACAGCCTTGACTTGCTGCGCCGCGTGGCGGCCGCCCTGAATGCGGATCTGCAGGTGCAGCTCACCGGCCGCGCGTCCTGA